From the Borrelia puertoricensis genome, one window contains:
- a CDS encoding DNA translocase FtsK, translating to MKNFYHYFHFLFFFMLAVISFSLFVALTPVGNIFIFFVFNLIGHMLLNTFSFLSFYLILYPLVNWYVYRNNMFSKRFVFNWNYTVILFFTLTFWLRINSDLEGSNFINWFLSNFGIMLGNFFVFLILILELVIWIYLNYVIFNDASFILNTFHFIVFKLKILFESMFAFLPFLSTLKIKKNIRVYNDYDGNLDVAKTFDKGDNIINDEEYQALWSFKAFLRKPNKPLDVNLDKTIFCQSGVSDDNLSEEESFQDSQCDLNITDDSKYKTLAEFEDNKLVSSGKIKVGDIRHKGIISNLVKIDYGNLLVGESSDNYLINISVFDQREPKSETEDVEYDREIQKQSMILQETFKEFNINAKLIDVIKGPVVTMYAVRPDKGIKLSRITSISDNIALRLAAVRVRIIAPIPGKEAVGIEIPNKRREFILISEIINSKEFQSDFKVPFALGKEINGSNVVFDLINAPHLLIAGATGAGKSVCVNSLIASIIFSKSPDDVKLVLIDPKVVELKLFNDIPHLLTPVITDVNRALEALRWCLDEMERRYVLLDNFLVRDINSYNKKILEKELNEASLPYLVIIIDEFADLILSARKDLENLISRLAAMARAVGMHLVLATQRPSVDVITGVIKANFPSRISFMVASSMDSRIILGASGAEKLLGKGDMLYVSPTTPFPQRIQGGFLNEKEVYRLVEEVKKFGTPNYIDDEIFIDSVVGADTVVLNPSDEPMFEEALEIIRSTKKASASYLQRRLKIGYNRAARIIELMEEMGYIGPVNGSKPRDVFI from the coding sequence ATGAAAAATTTTTATCATTATTTTCATTTTTTGTTTTTTTTTATGTTGGCTGTTATATCATTCTCGCTTTTTGTTGCTTTAACCCCTGTAGGAAATATATTCATATTTTTTGTTTTTAATCTTATAGGTCATATGCTTCTAAATACTTTTTCATTTTTATCATTTTATCTAATACTTTATCCTCTTGTAAATTGGTACGTTTATCGCAACAATATGTTTAGCAAGAGATTTGTATTTAATTGGAATTATACGGTTATTTTATTTTTTACGCTGACATTTTGGTTAAGAATTAATTCTGATCTTGAGGGTTCTAATTTTATTAATTGGTTTTTGAGTAATTTTGGGATTATGCTTGGCAATTTTTTTGTTTTTCTTATTTTAATTTTGGAACTTGTTATTTGGATTTACTTAAATTATGTCATTTTTAATGATGCTAGTTTTATTTTAAATACTTTTCATTTTATAGTATTTAAATTGAAAATTTTGTTTGAAAGTATGTTTGCTTTTTTACCGTTTTTAAGTACTCTAAAAATTAAAAAAAATATTAGAGTGTATAATGATTATGATGGTAATTTGGATGTAGCTAAGACTTTTGATAAGGGAGATAATATTATTAATGATGAAGAATATCAGGCTTTATGGTCTTTTAAAGCCTTTTTAAGAAAACCTAATAAACCTTTAGATGTTAATTTAGATAAAACCATTTTTTGTCAATCAGGGGTAAGCGATGACAACTTATCGGAAGAGGAATCGTTTCAAGATTCTCAGTGTGATCTAAATATCACAGATGATTCTAAGTATAAAACATTAGCAGAATTTGAGGATAATAAGTTAGTGTCTAGTGGAAAAATTAAGGTTGGTGATATAAGGCATAAGGGCATAATAAGTAATCTTGTTAAGATTGATTATGGAAACTTACTAGTAGGTGAGAGTAGTGATAATTATTTAATAAATATTTCTGTTTTTGATCAAAGAGAACCTAAAAGTGAAACTGAAGATGTTGAATATGATCGAGAAATTCAAAAACAATCGATGATTTTACAGGAAACTTTTAAAGAATTTAATATTAATGCTAAGCTTATTGATGTTATTAAAGGACCCGTTGTTACAATGTATGCTGTTCGTCCTGATAAAGGTATTAAGCTTTCAAGAATAACTTCTATATCTGATAATATTGCCTTAAGGCTTGCAGCAGTTCGGGTTAGAATTATTGCACCAATACCTGGTAAAGAAGCTGTTGGGATAGAAATTCCTAATAAAAGACGAGAATTTATTTTAATCTCAGAAATAATAAATAGTAAAGAGTTTCAAAGTGATTTTAAAGTGCCTTTTGCACTTGGTAAAGAAATTAATGGAAGTAATGTTGTTTTTGATCTTATCAATGCTCCCCATCTTTTAATAGCAGGTGCTACTGGGGCTGGAAAATCGGTTTGTGTGAATTCACTTATTGCTTCAATTATTTTTTCAAAATCCCCAGATGATGTTAAACTTGTACTAATAGATCCTAAAGTGGTTGAGCTTAAGCTTTTTAATGATATTCCACATTTGTTAACCCCGGTTATTACTGATGTAAATAGAGCCTTGGAAGCCCTTCGTTGGTGTCTTGATGAGATGGAGAGAAGATATGTTCTTCTTGATAATTTTCTTGTGAGGGATATTAATTCTTATAATAAAAAAATACTGGAAAAAGAGTTAAATGAAGCCTCATTACCTTATTTGGTAATCATTATTGATGAATTTGCAGATTTGATCCTTTCTGCAAGAAAGGATTTAGAAAATTTGATTTCTAGACTTGCAGCTATGGCTCGGGCTGTTGGAATGCATTTAGTTCTTGCTACTCAAAGACCATCTGTTGATGTTATTACGGGAGTAATAAAGGCTAATTTTCCCTCAAGGATTTCCTTTATGGTTGCTAGTTCCATGGACTCAAGAATAATTCTTGGAGCATCAGGTGCTGAGAAACTTTTAGGTAAGGGTGATATGCTTTATGTTAGTCCTACTACACCTTTCCCTCAAAGAATTCAAGGTGGATTTTTGAATGAAAAGGAAGTTTATAGATTAGTTGAAGAAGTGAAAAAATTTGGTACCCCGAATTATATTGATGATGAAATATTTATTGATAGTGTTGTGGGAGCTGATACTGTGGTTCTAAATCCTTCAGATGAGCCTATGTTTGAGGAAGCTCTTGAAATTATTCGTTCTACGAAAAAAGCATCTGCGTCTTATCTACAGAGACGATTAAAGATAGGATATAATAGAGCTGCACGAATTATTGAGCTTATGGAAGAGATGGGATATATAGGTCCTGTAAATGGCTCAAAACCACGGGATGTGTTTATTTAG
- a CDS encoding M23 family metallopeptidase, translating into MLNIKSLLFTFITGLLNINAISNDTIKSYYKKETFQGDNIYFASNKNFKKLSLLGTNQKPILSASPFKFNVGNREYHIALIGITPMIKEGKRKIKIEFEHKTYIKEIEIKKLKFKKTTVKLNKLKSKLIKSQQSPKEKKQALTLWNIIGNIGDTTIYHYDTLVYPIKDQYKITSPYGDQRIYMQDKKKISSHKMHNGKDYAPLKREKTPIFSAGRGKVVFARDREITGKTVIIQHLPGVFTIYLHLSKFGVKENSIVNTGEYIGHVGNTGISTGPHLHFEVRINGVAVNPDFFLEQMLIDKNQIINNTKRIE; encoded by the coding sequence GTGCTTAACATCAAAAGCCTTTTATTTACATTCATAACAGGACTACTTAACATCAATGCAATAAGTAATGATACCATAAAAAGTTACTATAAAAAAGAAACTTTCCAGGGAGATAATATTTACTTTGCAAGCAACAAAAATTTCAAAAAACTATCTCTTTTAGGTACAAATCAAAAACCTATTTTAAGTGCATCTCCCTTCAAATTCAACGTAGGAAACAGAGAATACCATATAGCACTAATAGGAATTACACCAATGATCAAAGAAGGAAAAAGGAAAATTAAAATAGAATTTGAACATAAAACATATATAAAAGAAATAGAGATAAAAAAACTCAAATTTAAAAAAACAACAGTCAAGCTCAATAAGCTTAAATCCAAACTTATTAAAAGTCAACAATCACCTAAAGAAAAAAAACAAGCTCTCACATTATGGAATATAATTGGAAATATAGGAGATACAACAATTTACCACTACGATACATTGGTTTATCCAATCAAAGATCAATACAAAATAACGAGTCCTTACGGAGACCAAAGAATTTATATGCAAGACAAGAAAAAAATATCAAGCCATAAAATGCACAATGGAAAAGATTATGCCCCACTTAAAAGAGAAAAAACACCTATTTTCTCAGCTGGTAGAGGCAAAGTAGTATTCGCAAGAGATAGAGAAATTACTGGCAAAACCGTAATAATTCAACATTTACCAGGAGTATTTACAATTTATTTACATCTCTCAAAATTTGGAGTTAAAGAGAATTCAATAGTAAATACAGGTGAATACATTGGTCATGTTGGCAATACAGGAATTTCAACAGGACCTCATCTACATTTTGAAGTTAGAATTAATGGGGTTGCAGTAAACCCAGATTTTTTCTTAGAACAAATGCTTATTGACAAAAACCAAATAATCAATAACACTAAAAGGATAGAGTAA
- the rpsU gene encoding 30S ribosomal protein S21, giving the protein MITVNVDKNEGLEKALKRFKRMIEKEAIIREWKRREYYEKPSTIRVKKEKAFKRKQAKKVRKLKQKIGK; this is encoded by the coding sequence TTGATAACTGTCAATGTTGACAAAAATGAAGGCTTAGAAAAAGCACTAAAACGTTTCAAAAGAATGATTGAAAAAGAAGCGATAATTAGAGAATGGAAAAGAAGAGAATATTATGAAAAACCATCTACCATTCGCGTCAAAAAAGAAAAAGCATTCAAAAGAAAACAAGCAAAAAAAGTAAGAAAGTTAAAACAAAAAATCGGTAAATAA
- a CDS encoding undecaprenyl-diphosphate phosphatase has protein sequence MENVLRVVILGFVQGISEFLPISSSGHLLLLKKFMHIDIPMVFDIYLHFATVLVVMIYYRKRILELVVVLVKFVLRKTTKLDFAKLRLILLILIITLITAFVVIFMENFNELFTLDLVLVNFILTSILLFLLESKILIFDLKKNILLAGCLIGIMQGIGAMPGISRSGITIFTSVLLGFSRSESFEISFLSLIPIVFGSLFLKYKELFESDMLFSVFEINLGAIIAFMVGLCSISLFVKMLKDSKLYYFSVYLIILVSLVYFLF, from the coding sequence ATGGAAAATGTTTTAAGAGTTGTGATTTTAGGTTTTGTTCAAGGAATTTCTGAATTTTTGCCTATATCTAGTTCAGGGCATTTGTTGCTTTTAAAAAAGTTTATGCATATTGATATTCCTATGGTATTTGATATTTATTTGCACTTTGCAACTGTTTTGGTTGTAATGATTTATTATCGCAAACGAATATTAGAACTTGTGGTAGTTTTGGTAAAATTTGTTTTAAGAAAGACTACCAAATTGGATTTTGCAAAGTTGAGATTAATATTACTCATATTAATAATCACTCTTATTACAGCATTTGTTGTAATTTTTATGGAAAATTTTAATGAGTTATTTACTCTTGATTTAGTTTTAGTTAATTTTATTTTGACAAGTATTTTATTGTTTTTGCTTGAATCTAAGATTTTAATTTTTGATTTAAAAAAAAATATTTTGCTTGCAGGATGTTTAATTGGGATCATGCAAGGAATTGGAGCTATGCCGGGTATTTCTCGTTCAGGAATTACAATTTTTACCTCAGTTTTGCTTGGGTTTAGCAGGTCAGAGTCGTTTGAGATTTCGTTCTTATCTTTAATTCCTATTGTTTTTGGAAGTTTATTTTTAAAGTATAAGGAGTTATTTGAATCAGATATGCTTTTTAGTGTTTTTGAGATAAACTTGGGAGCAATTATTGCTTTTATGGTTGGATTATGTTCAATTAGTTTGTTTGTTAAAATGCTTAAGGATAGTAAACTTTATTATTTTTCGGTTTATTTAATTATACTTGTAAGTTTAGTTTATTTTCTTTTTTGA